Proteins encoded within one genomic window of Calonectris borealis chromosome 1, bCalBor7.hap1.2, whole genome shotgun sequence:
- the CYSLTR2 gene encoding cysteinyl leukotriene receptor 2 encodes MNISEMALDNNFTNSSYNCTIDGFKQVIYPIMYLFIFFLGVVGNGLSIYVFFQPSQRKTSVNIYMQNLAVSDLMFVSTLPFRATYFLLGSRWIFGDIVCRIMTYTLYVNMYCSIYFLTVLSVVRFIAIVYPFQHLKVTNMKYARITCAAIWVFVLAAASPLLSKGIAGYSNPAKCLDLHPSSTHRLLIMNSFVLIVGFILPFCTIIVCYVFAIKVLLKSKTPQRKKAVCHKKALSTIIITLILFLLCFLPYHILRTVHLMRSSCSQASLPMHKALVVALCLASMNSCLDPVLYYFAAENFKARIRSLYRR; translated from the coding sequence ATGAATATTTCCGAGATGGCACTAGACAACAACTTCACCAACAGCTCCTACAACTGTACGATTGACGGCTTCAAGCAAGTCATTTATCCCATCATGTATCTCTTTATCTTCTTCCTGGGTGTTGTTGGAAATGGCCTCTCCATTTATGTTTTCTTCCAGCCTTCGCAGAGGAAGACCTCAGTAAACATTTACATGCAGAACTTGGCTGTTTCGGATCTCATGTTTGTGAGCACTTTGCCCTTTCGGGCCACATATTTCCTGTTGGGATCACGTTGGATATTTGGTGATATCGTCTGCAGGATCATGACTTACACCTTGTACGTGAACATGTActgcagcatttattttctcaCCGTGCTCAGCGTGGTTCGTTTCATAGCCATCGTCTACCCGTTCCAACACTTGAAAGTAACCAACATGAAGTATGCCAGGATAACATGCGCAGCCATATGGGTCTTCGTGCTGGCAGCCGCCAGCCCTCTGTTAAGCAAGGGAATTGCTGGGTACAGCAACCCAGCCAAGTGTTTGGACCTCCACCCTTCCAGCACACACAGGCTCCTCATAATGAACAGTTTTGTCCTCATCGTGGGCTTCATTCTGCCATTTTGCACAATTATTGTCTGCTACGTCTTTGCAATCAAAGTGTTGCTCAAGTCCAAGACTCCACAGCGCAAGAAGGCAGTCTGTCACAAGAAGGCACTGTCAACCATCATCATCactctcatcctcttcctcctctgtttcCTGCCGTATCACATACTGCGAACTGTTCACCTGATgcgcagcagctgcagccaggccagcctGCCCATGCACAAAGCACTGGTGGTTGCTCTCTGCCTTGCTTCCATGAACAGCTGCCTCGATCCTGTCCTCTATTACTTTGCTGCTGAAAATTTCAAAGCAAGAATCAGAAGTTTGTACCGCAGGTAG